Sequence from the Argentina anserina chromosome 7, drPotAnse1.1, whole genome shotgun sequence genome:
AAttgaaaaaccaaacaaatGAGGCTCCTGGAACTGATTCAGCTTCAATATCGTCTTCAGGCAATGACAACAAGAAAGTATCACGACAAGACATAGAACTTGTAAGGCCACCAAATCAAACTAGTCTGGtgaccttttcttttctttttctgcatGTGTTAATTCATTAAGTTTTACTGTGTTTTAAATATTCTTCACGAATGAGTTAGATCGAtacattttctattttgtaggtCCAGAATCTGATAGAGCGGTGTctacaattatatatgaatagaGAAGAGGTAGTCAAGACTCTCTTGACTCGTGCAAGAATAGATCCTGGATTTACCACTCTGGGTAGGTATTTCAGATTATACTTTGAAGTATGTGATTACACATCTCTTAAGTTCCTAAACCAAGAATTGGTATATTTGAAAACCATGATTCTGGTGTATGTGTTTTCCAATAGTACTATCAGAAAAACTAAACCATctttttatgaaaaaaaaacttttgttGCCTACTGAAATAATGTGGGACTGGGAAGTTTATGTACAAGACATGTTATCACAACTTTACGCAATATTTATTATTAGTCAGAAGAAGCTACatgatatttttgtttttgatcatAATAGAGTACACCTTAATCTGATCATGtcatctttattttcttgtttcaGTATGGCAGAAGTTGGAAGAAGAAAATGCCGACTTTTTCCGGGCCTATTACATAAGGCtaaaattgaagaaacaaatCATCCTGTTTAATCATTTACTGGAGCATCACTGTCATCTCTCGAAGTATCATCCCATGCATCCAAAGGTTCCTTTGGCACCTATACAGAATGGGATTCATCCCATGCCTGGTAAGTTTTCAGCTTACAGAAACATGGTTGAGTTAGAGCTAGAATATCACTATATTGATAGTATAGGCTAGTAGCTGtaccttatttttatttctacGTTGGGTGCATAATGATCATAATTGGGTCCTTAATTGTAACAGAAATATATGTAAATTCGAACTATGAGCCAACTTTTTGTTGTCCTTCAGGTAGGGTAATGCTTGATAAAGAGTAAACTAGATTAAAGTATTGTGGTCACAGACGTATATAAGCCTGGGAGTATGTGGTTGATATGCTATATGGTTTATATTATGGTTTCAAATTGTATTCACTGCCACTTGTTTGCAGTGCAGTTAACAACTTACCTATGGGATACCCAGTGCTTCAGCAGCCCCCAATGCCAGCAGCAGGTCAACCCCATATTGATTCCATGGGAATATCTAATTGTCATGTAGTTAATGGAGTCCCCGCACCAAGCAATTACCATCCAATTCGGATGAATTCTGGGAATGAGTGAGTATCTGCCCTTTGCCACATTCTCTGTATATTACCGGTGCCAGTAACTTTGTTagcaaaaagaaaatacaGGTGTATAATCCAAACATGTGTATTTGTTCACTGTGGTTTGTAATCTTCACAGATATCAGGTTTTGTCCACTAGAAGTTTATCTAATGGAAActgtttttctcctttttgaaGTATGGTGATGGACTGCAGTAGTGCCGTTGTGGCTCCTGTGATTCCACCAAACAGCATGTCACCCATGTCCGAGATTCCTGTAAGTCCTACATCAGTTGCATCCAGTGGTCATTTCCCCTTCACGGCATCAGAAATATCAGGAATGGGAGTAGACACATCAGCACTTGATACAACATTTACATCTGATGTGGGAAGTAATGGATTGCAGCTTGGACCCGATGGTGGGGGTGGCAGATCTCTGGATCAGATCCAGTGGAATTTCAGCCTTTCAGATCTTACAGCAGATTTGCCCAACTTAGGAGGTAAGTTATTTGATCACATATAACACTCTAAGCATGTGAACTACGTTCCGAAAATTGTTGAGAATTTAGTTGATCAAATATGTATTGTGTAGCTGTATTCAAAGACATTAGTGAGCCGTGTGTGAAAAGAAATGGTACAATCTGTTGAGTGCCAGCCATTATCCATCTCGACACAGTTGATTTATCAAACATATAGGAGCAAACATACACACTTAATTTTATGGGCGATATCTTTTCTATAAGTTCACCACCTTGTGTGTTAATTCTATAATCATTGAAGCAAAAAATTGAACTTTCTTACTCTGCTAGGTTTTAAATCATGTATGAGCCTCGTGAGATGGCTGTTTTGGCAGCAGACTTTTGGCACTTTAAAGCTGTTGATTGGCTGCTTACATGGATGGTCAAATATAGTTAGATCCAAGCATGAACAAAGAAATAGAGTAGCtattgtatttatttattgtctTGGGCCTTTTTTTGTTGCAGATTTAGGAGCCTTGGGTAACTATGATGGTTCCCCCTTTCTGCCTTCTGATTCTGAAATTTTACTCGACTCTCCCGAGCAAGAAGATATAGGTAAGATGGGAATTGCCTATATTCATTAATTTTACTGATTTTTAGGATGTGAATGGAGGTTCAGACAATTGACTGTTCCATTAACTTCCCATGCATAGTAAAATTGTCATGTGTCACTAATCAGTGTACGTTGTTTTGCAGAGGAATTCTTTGTCGATTCTGTGCCCGAGCAAGGTCCTCAATCAGACGAGGAGAAACCGTAGATAAAGGTGGGGAAAGTTCCATTACGCTCAAAACTGATAGGAAATGAATATCATTCCATTAGAGTACGTCATCTACTTACTAGAGACACTTTAGGGTCATGTTTATCAGCATATTTCAACATTTCTAGTTAGCTAGTCTGATCTGTATTTAGCATACAGAGGAATTTCCTTATAATAGACTAGTATTTGTACTTTCTGTTTCCAAAAACTTGGTTATTGGCGAAAGTTGAGAGGACACAATTCAGCTACGTAGTTAAAGCTACGTAATTcagtaaattaaaaaattgaatgtcattgatgaatcgaaatggtaatcggacatttgattaaattaataaattatttaatggttataattaagtcaattattttctgtttaatttagttatgagattaactaattttaaattaatcgaaaaatgcatattgatttaactatacaattaaagaaatttattattttagtgattaaaatattttacaaaataaaaaccttgATACTATAAATATCtcattcaacatgaagagaggggatttgagaagaagatagaaaatcacttgagtaagatcactctcgacaaatcccgaaatCTCTCAAGtctacgaagaatcatcaagctgtcaAATCGATCGTTTTTCATCAAATCtgaatccaaactcaagtccatgaAGAATCATCTAGCTGtcaaatcgatcgttcttcatcaaatccaagtccaaactcaagtccacgaagaattatcaagctgccaaatcgatcgttcttcatcaagttcaaATCCGAACTCGAATCCACGAAGATTCATCAAGCTGCTAAATCGATCgtttttcatcaaatctaaatccaaatccaaatcaaactcaatttCTCAAGAttaagtgcacgtcacccttgagccaagtcacatacggagataaAATCAGAGGAGTttacaaagattgtaaccccgcgcttgatagtcaataaatcacattttatttatacacgtgtctgcattctcttattggttttcagattctcgcaGCTACTTTATGCATTATCATCCACCTCTTCCCAAGTTTTCTCTTTTGCTTTTATGGTCTTATTTCATTAcaaattttttagtttttacccATTTGCTCAGGTTTCAATTTATGTATAGTTGTTCCAAGACAAACTTTCCTCCTAGACTGTTTATTAATCTAATTTACAAAGACCCTGTTTTTATATATTAGTCAATTGGGTTAAGTATGACTCTTCAGCTGTTTAGTGCAAAAAGGAACGTCATCCAAGTACAGAATTCTAACCTTGTTTCTTTGATTACTACTAGTTGGTCCGTATGATATTGGTATTTCATAATTAACGAGGTGCGGTCATTATCTAGAAAACCTCACTATTGCACTTGGGGTTTGAATCCAAGCCTAGCTGACATGCTCATCCACACGAAGAATGTTGCACAATACTTTTACTAGTGATTTGTGAGGTAGATTTCTGTCGCGACTTGTGAGAGTTGTGAGTACATGGTTTGCATCTAAAGAAGACTGAAGACACATTCAGATTACTCTCACTTTGAAATAATTGAGGGGTTTCGTGGTCACTTCATTCACTTGTATAGTTGTATGGTATATACACCACAAAACTTGACCTGTCGTTCTTGACAAATGACAGAGATGTTGGGAGGTCTTTTCTGCTAATTTCTGAAGGAAAGTGGACATCAAAAAAATTTAGTTATAAGAGCTTGATACAATCTGTAATTCTCAACATGCAAAACAAACTTACTATAATTAACAAAGTTGAATGTTAGAACTGATTAAAAAAAGTTAGATGTtagaaatttgaaattgtCACACActaatttctttatttcattCCCTTATTAGGTTACTGTTACATAAACATCATTGACCGATTTTCCAAGCAGATAGCAGATGGGTCCCCAAATGTAACCCCAAACCACAAGTTACATAAGAAAACAATAAACCATGGAAAATAGTCACACCATCCTCAGTAGCTTCTTGGAGGCAACCCCATGGTGGCCGTGGCCAAGTTGCTGTAGAAAAGTCAGTACGCGTGGACTCTGTCTCCCTACCCTTTTAGTCCTCTTATATGTTCCATAGAAACTCAATTCACCCGTATAAATGCCATTTAAGACCCACATTCTCCTCTACCTCACGAATTTTCTCTCTGCCTTTTGCTCAAGAAACGAAATTTCTCATCCCTGATCTTGGAGTTTCAGACCCTGTTAGCACTTCCTCACTGCGACTTTCATCTTGGTTTTTTTTAAGGTTGGAACTTGGTGAAGAGATCAGATAGTCTTGCTCCTTGTTGACTTGGGATTTGCATGCAAAGGTAAAGAAATGAAGTTGACTTGAGAAAGGGTTGAGTTTTCTGGTTTCTCAAATGTTTCTGCATGCAACTTTTCTGGGGTTGTCTTTGATTTTGGAAATGCATGAGGTTAGATTTTGGTGTTGAACTCTTGAGTTAGGGCTCTTATTTGCTTATTGTGGATTGTTCATTCTTGGTGCGCTGGTTAATCTTCCACCTTTGATTTAGTCAATTTGATACACTGATTTTGATcgtaaatatatttattggGGTACTATCCCTGTACTTAAGTCTAGATTATTATGGTGTAAGTGTAACTGCTTATTCACTTACTTTTACGGTTTTACCCTCATTAATGGGATGCTTAAAGTAGAATGCAGGGCCTGGATTGGAGAGTTGACAATATTATTGCTCACTCTTGCATTGGAGATTTAAAACACTATCAACAATATCATGCCTACTAGGCAAATTTTCAATTATCAAGCTGGAATCTTGCAGGGCCTGGATTGCATGACTTTCAAGAAGTAAATAAAGCCAATTAACCAGAAGTTCCTGATATGAATCTGAAGGGTACTAAGTTTGTCAGGTAAGTTTGTTCAAGCCtaagtaataataataaataaataaattcaaaGTTGCTTTCAGTTTCTAGGTTTGGTTGCTTCACCTAATTCAACAAGCACTGTATTTGTTAGTTGATGTTAGTTTCACTTACTAAACAGTCCACTAAGCTACTTATCTAGCTACTTGGTAATTAACAGTTGGTTTATGCTGCATGGTATGTTTGATGTTTAATCAATCCAGGTTTGCTGATTGGCATTCAGAGGGATCTACAAGCTCTGAGAGGGAATTTTCAACTGATGGACGAAATCCAAGAAGAGCTAGGCCATCTTTGAATGAAGTAATGAGTAGTGTTCGAAGAGGATTCAATAGGGGTTCAGATAGGTTTAAAACCTCGAAAAAACCATTAAGTCCCGGTAAACAGCCAGCAAAGGAGCAAGGCCCTCGGAAGAACATTCTCGACCCTCAGGGATCATTTCTTCAGACTTGGAATAAGATATTTGTGATATCTTGTGTCATAGCTGTGTCATTGGACCCCTTGTTTCTTTATACTTCGGTGGTTGATGGCACGAAGAAATGCCTTGGATTGGACAAAGACCTCCAGATCGTTTCTTGTGTACTTCGTTCTTTCACCGatgtttttcatatacttcatATAATATTTCAGTTCCGGACTGGATTTATTGCTCCATCTTCTAGAGTATTTGGAAGGGGTGAGCTAAATGATGACCCTGTGGCCATTGCAAAGAGATACTTGTGTTCATACTTCATTATAGATGTTCTAGCTATTCTTCCTCTACCACAGGTACAATCACTTCTTCTCAAGAATTTCAAAAGCTctagaaaatatattttttcatggTGGTGATATTTTGTTCTTTTAATTTGTGCAGGTTGTAGTATTTTTCATTGTCCCTATAATAGAAACTCCGGTTCCAATATTTGCAAAGAACTTATTGACGATTGTAATTGTTTGCCAATATGTGCCAAGACTTATACGAATCTATCCACTATACAAAGAAGTTACAGCAACTTCTGGCTTCCTGACTGAAACTGCATGGGCTGCAGCTGCATTCAATCTTTTGCTATACATGTTAGCTAGCCATGTACGTTTGATTCGAAAGATTTTAACACTATTTGATTCCTCTCCGTCTTTTTTCATGATCTGATGAATATACTATACATACCAGGTAGTTGGAGCAGTATGGTACTTGTTCTCTATTGATCGAGAGTATAGGTGCTGGCGTGATCATTGTGAACTTGATATAGACTGTAAGACATACCTGTACTGTGTTCCTGACAGGGAAGAAAACCAGACAATTGTTGACATGTTAAAAGCTTCTTGCCCCTTTACCAAACCTGATGACATTAAAGATTCATCCGTGTTCAACTTTGGGATATTTGCTGAAGCTCTGGAGTCAGGTGTGATGGAGACAACTGACTTTCCAAAGAAATTTTTATACTGCTTCTGGTGGGGTCTGCGCAGCCTTAGGTTTGTAACAAAAACTCTTAGCTCTCATAACTATAAAAGTATAATGGTCAAGGTCTTACTTGAGGTTGCATATTTATGTACATAACAAGGTTTAACTCAGAGCCATTTTGCAGTTCTCTAGGTCAAAACCTCAAAACTAGCACTTTTGTTTGGGAGATACTATTTGCTGTCTTCATTTCTATCTTTGGACTGGTGCTATTTTCATTGCTCATTGGAAATATGCAGGTAATACTTGAATCTCAGTGAACATAGTTTTTGATAGATTACTACAGTTAGGCTCAGCTTTGTGCTCCATGCTTGCCATGTAGGCTAACTGATGAGGACATAAAATGTGTTTTTGACCAAAAAGCAGACTGTGGATTCTGCGAAGTCTATTAATAACCTTGCACTACTATGACATGCATCTGTATTAAAACAAGATCTTAGTATTGTTGTTGTATGACACACGTTAGATGATGTTGTCCTTTGATTTTGCAAAGAGCTGGACTGAATTGGTGAAAAATGCTAAGACCACATTTGGTGTGATCTACAGAAATTTCTACAGTCAACAACTGTGAGAGTCGAAGAAATGAGAGTGAAAAGGCGAGATGCAGAACAGTGGATGTCCCACCGAATGCTCCCTGAGAAGCTGAGGGAAAGGATCAGACGCTATGATCAGTATAAATGGCAAGAAACAAGAGGTGTTGAGGAAGACACTCTAGTTCGAAACCTTCCCAAAGACCTAAGGAAGGACATAAAACGCCATCTTTGCTTGGCTCTTCTAAAGAGAGTGAGTGTTTTCACTAAAAGTTTTTTCATCATTATTTGTCCAAGTATTAGCATTCATTCTCATCACTTTGATTATGCTCAGGTGCCAATGTTTGGGAAAATGGATGATCGGCTGATGGATGCCCTGTGTGACCTTCTCAAGCCAGTTCTTTTCCCAGACAATAGCTTCATCATCCGCGAAGGTGATCCAGTTGATGAGATGCTCTTCATTATGCGTGGAAACTTAGCAACTATGACTACTAATGGTGGAAGAACTGGCTTCTTCAACTGTGCTGATCTTAAGGCTGGTGATTTTTGTGGAGAAGAGCTTCTTACATGGGCATTGGATCCAAAATCCACTTCAAATCTCCCTCTCTCAACTAGAACAGTGGAAGCGAGAACTGAGGTGGAAGCATTTGCTCTGAGGGCTGATGATTTAAAGTTTGTCGCCTCCCAGTTTCGGCGCCTGCACAGCAGGCAGGTCCAACATGCTTTCAGGCAAGGCTCTAAACCAtggtttttcattttcaaaaagaaaatttattagACATAGCAtcctcattttcttttataatgTCATGCGTCATTCTTGAAGTAAAGTACTTCTGAGGACTTATTTACTTAAGGGCTAAAACCACAGACCATCTTATATAAAGGAAAATCATTATTAAACATAGTGGAATTGAACACACCATTCTTCTTGAATCTTGACAGCTTCAGTCTTGAGTTTGTAATATGTAGCGATGCATTAATGCAAAGTTGCTAACCAAAACGTCTGCTTACAGGTTCTACTCCATGCAGTGGAGGACATGGGCAACCTGTTTCATACAAGCAGCTTGGCGCCGGCACTGCAAGAGAAAGCTCGACAAGTCATTACGTGAAGCAGAAGACAAGCTGCATTATGCTTTTGCAGAAGatgctggaacctcaccaagCCTTGTTGCCACCGTATATGCATCAAGGTTTGCAACCAATGCACTACGCGCCTTGCGGCAGAAGGGTGGGCATGACACTAGACCTTTACCGGCATTGCTGCCACTGCTGCCTCCGAAACCCACTGAGCCTGACTTTACTGAAGAACAGGAGGAGTGACTATCCTTAAGGAGTGTATGTGATAACCATCTCTATTTTGCATCTAGATGCAAGGTCCTCTTTTGGAGTAGTTAACTCTGTAATCAATTGAAGATTATTGGTACATAATTCACTATTTTATTGTTCCCTCTTGACCCTTCAGCTTCATATATTAGATgtaaagggaaaaaaaaacacgttAACGTATCAACTATCGAgtcaaaattttgaattctAAAGAACTGGATATTTCGGGTATTAGGTTCACCACTTAAGCGAATAGTACAACACTTGATAACTAATTCGATGGTAATAACCAATCGTATACTGTAGTTTTCCTTAGTTCGAAAGGAGGCAGAGTATGTTGTTCTTGGGTATGGCACGAGGTTTCCTAATTTTGAAAGGACGCAGAGGTCTCATAATCCTATTTTTGGTGGGAGGAGGAGAACTAAAGGACATGACCGAAAAACACACTTCCTTTACCCTTGACACCAAAACGAGTTGGGAGGACTTGAAACTGTTgtcaatcttcttcttcagtcaATTATGGCTTCAGGTATTCTCTTGGAGATATGTTGTTATCATTGGTTTCCACGGCTTTTGAAGTTTTAAGAATTGCATGTGGTTGTATCCTTGTGCATGTTCTTCGATCTGCTGCTTTAGTGTAGCGATTAAAATCTAATTCTTTTGCACGATATTCAGTTCTTTTAGGTCTCTTGTATTATAAGTTCTATACTATCGATCTCGATATTGTTGATCAAAATATATTGCTTGTAAAAACAAACGAGATATGAGAGCCAGCCATTGTGTTTTGGGACCCTCGACTCTTTTGCAGGAGTCGATCGTTTTGCTTTTGGctttgagttatattttagggttttggtAGATCTTAACTTCCTGCGCTCCAAACTTTTGGTAAATCTTCATATTATATGGGTATTATTAGatagtttaggttttgttgcatacaactcttcaaaatatttgGTCTGATGATTACTTGAGAACTGCGGCCAGCCTTCTTCTTGGTCATATAAGTTCATCTTTTTAATTGTCCTTTCTTTTATTCTTGCTTCTTCAGACTGGGCAGCACTGCCAAATGACATTTTGGATTAGAAAGATTGGAGTTGCTATCAGACTATGTGCGCTTCAGTGTTGTTTGTATGTCATGGTACTATGTGACAAAGGGTCATCAAAGTCGATGTCTAGCTATCATGCCTAAATGTCCAATGCTTATGATTTCCACAGACAAAGAAGATACATGGAGTGTATACAATGTCATGGACAACAAGATCCTTGATTTGCAAGTAAACCTGCCACACATGCGGTTCTGTGGCTCGTCGAAAGGATGGTTAGTAGCCATTGATTTGAATTTCGTGGTAACCCTGATAAATCCATTCTATAGGGTTaaaggaagagaaagagaagattcAATCATCTAAACCCTCCAAACATGGATGAGATGAGGAAACGCCATGTTGAACATTGGTCAAATTGTGATTATTTTGTTCAGAAAGT
This genomic interval carries:
- the LOC126802262 gene encoding uncharacterized protein LOC126802262 isoform X1, translated to MKTLQVPQSGKEIQSSNQAIHDTQGDQLKNQTNEAPGTDSASISSSGNDNKKVSRQDIELVQNLIERCLQLYMNREEVVKTLLTRARIDPGFTTLVWQKLEEENADFFRAYYIRLKLKKQIILFNHLLEHHCHLSKYHPMHPKVPLAPIQNGIHPMPVNNLPMGYPVLQQPPMPAAGQPHIDSMGISNCHVVNGVPAPSNYHPIRMNSGNDMVMDCSSAVVAPVIPPNSMSPMSEIPVSPTSVASSGHFPFTASEISGMGVDTSALDTTFTSDVGSNGLQLGPDGGGGRSLDQIQWNFSLSDLTADLPNLGDLGALGNYDGSPFLPSDSEILLDSPEQEDIEEFFVDSVPEQGPQSDEEKP
- the LOC126802262 gene encoding uncharacterized protein LOC126802262 isoform X2, with protein sequence MKTLQSGKEIQSSNQAIHDTQGDQLKNQTNEAPGTDSASISSSGNDNKKVSRQDIELVQNLIERCLQLYMNREEVVKTLLTRARIDPGFTTLVWQKLEEENADFFRAYYIRLKLKKQIILFNHLLEHHCHLSKYHPMHPKVPLAPIQNGIHPMPVNNLPMGYPVLQQPPMPAAGQPHIDSMGISNCHVVNGVPAPSNYHPIRMNSGNDMVMDCSSAVVAPVIPPNSMSPMSEIPVSPTSVASSGHFPFTASEISGMGVDTSALDTTFTSDVGSNGLQLGPDGGGGRSLDQIQWNFSLSDLTADLPNLGDLGALGNYDGSPFLPSDSEILLDSPEQEDIEEFFVDSVPEQGPQSDEEKP
- the LOC126801527 gene encoding putative cyclic nucleotide-gated ion channel 13 isoform X1; this encodes MNLKGTKFVRFADWHSEGSTSSEREFSTDGRNPRRARPSLNEVMSSVRRGFNRGSDRFKTSKKPLSPGKQPAKEQGPRKNILDPQGSFLQTWNKIFVISCVIAVSLDPLFLYTSVVDGTKKCLGLDKDLQIVSCVLRSFTDVFHILHIIFQFRTGFIAPSSRVFGRGELNDDPVAIAKRYLCSYFIIDVLAILPLPQVVVFFIVPIIETPVPIFAKNLLTIVIVCQYVPRLIRIYPLYKEVTATSGFLTETAWAAAAFNLLLYMLASHVVGAVWYLFSIDREYRCWRDHCELDIDCKTYLYCVPDREENQTIVDMLKASCPFTKPDDIKDSSVFNFGIFAEALESGVMETTDFPKKFLYCFWWGLRSLSSLGQNLKTSTFVWEILFAVFISIFGLVLFSLLIGNMQKFLQSTTVRVEEMRVKRRDAEQWMSHRMLPEKLRERIRRYDQYKWQETRGVEEDTLVRNLPKDLRKDIKRHLCLALLKRVPMFGKMDDRLMDALCDLLKPVLFPDNSFIIREGDPVDEMLFIMRGNLATMTTNGGRTGFFNCADLKAGDFCGEELLTWALDPKSTSNLPLSTRTVEARTEVEAFALRADDLKFVASQFRRLHSRQVQHAFRFYSMQWRTWATCFIQAAWRRHCKRKLDKSLREAEDKLHYAFAEDAGTSPSLVATVYASRFATNALRALRQKGGHDTRPLPALLPLLPPKPTEPDFTEEQEE
- the LOC126801527 gene encoding cyclic nucleotide-gated ion channel 1 isoform X2, with product MSSVRRGFNRGSDRFKTSKKPLSPGKQPAKEQGPRKNILDPQGSFLQTWNKIFVISCVIAVSLDPLFLYTSVVDGTKKCLGLDKDLQIVSCVLRSFTDVFHILHIIFQFRTGFIAPSSRVFGRGELNDDPVAIAKRYLCSYFIIDVLAILPLPQVVVFFIVPIIETPVPIFAKNLLTIVIVCQYVPRLIRIYPLYKEVTATSGFLTETAWAAAAFNLLLYMLASHVVGAVWYLFSIDREYRCWRDHCELDIDCKTYLYCVPDREENQTIVDMLKASCPFTKPDDIKDSSVFNFGIFAEALESGVMETTDFPKKFLYCFWWGLRSLSSLGQNLKTSTFVWEILFAVFISIFGLVLFSLLIGNMQKFLQSTTVRVEEMRVKRRDAEQWMSHRMLPEKLRERIRRYDQYKWQETRGVEEDTLVRNLPKDLRKDIKRHLCLALLKRVPMFGKMDDRLMDALCDLLKPVLFPDNSFIIREGDPVDEMLFIMRGNLATMTTNGGRTGFFNCADLKAGDFCGEELLTWALDPKSTSNLPLSTRTVEARTEVEAFALRADDLKFVASQFRRLHSRQVQHAFRFYSMQWRTWATCFIQAAWRRHCKRKLDKSLREAEDKLHYAFAEDAGTSPSLVATVYASRFATNALRALRQKGGHDTRPLPALLPLLPPKPTEPDFTEEQEE